A single window of Rhodococcus jostii RHA1 DNA harbors:
- a CDS encoding alpha/beta hydrolase, with protein MVDLSLLSGPIPLLVAATGAAGGVWLLTGHAGWFRRRAIPLCAATAAILTGCLWFWVERVWRPLPDPIPLTVYLWTALALWAVALLVPRVLIAPRRAWAAAVSVVAAAAVVAACAVQVNLFFAAYPTVGAALGFEHVTRIDFRSVPPPTPTPITGRPLESIWTPPADMPRSGAVTSVNIPGDRSGFHARRADIYLPPAYFTDPRPQLPVLVLLAGQPGQPKDWLTGGRLGTTMDNFAHHHGGLGPVVVVADATGSTWDNPLCVDSPLGHAATYLAEDVPTWTKAHLQVDPDPGGWAIGGLSLGGTCALQMATNYPQTYPTFLDLSGDPEPTLGDHQRTLDAAFGGNQAAFTRVNPLDLLAEHRYPDSAGVFVVGSHDDELKPSIRKACDAARQAGMDVTYVEVRGGHTFAVWSVALATEMNWLATRLGLTPS; from the coding sequence TTGGTCGATCTGTCGTTGCTGTCGGGGCCGATCCCACTCCTGGTCGCCGCCACCGGCGCGGCGGGCGGTGTGTGGCTACTGACCGGGCACGCGGGGTGGTTCCGGCGCCGGGCGATACCACTGTGCGCCGCGACAGCGGCAATTCTCACCGGTTGCCTCTGGTTCTGGGTGGAGCGCGTGTGGCGTCCACTTCCCGACCCGATACCCCTCACCGTCTACCTGTGGACGGCCCTCGCCCTGTGGGCGGTGGCATTGCTGGTCCCCCGCGTTCTCATCGCTCCCCGCCGTGCGTGGGCGGCAGCGGTGTCGGTGGTGGCCGCCGCCGCAGTGGTCGCGGCCTGCGCAGTACAGGTCAACCTGTTCTTCGCGGCCTACCCCACGGTCGGCGCAGCCCTGGGGTTCGAGCATGTGACCCGCATCGACTTCCGGTCAGTTCCCCCTCCCACACCGACACCGATCACGGGCCGACCCCTCGAATCCATCTGGACGCCACCGGCGGACATGCCACGATCGGGCGCGGTGACCTCAGTGAACATCCCCGGGGACCGTTCCGGGTTCCACGCTCGCCGCGCCGACATCTATCTTCCGCCCGCCTATTTCACCGACCCGCGACCACAGCTACCGGTCCTCGTCCTGCTGGCCGGTCAACCCGGCCAACCGAAAGACTGGCTCACCGGAGGCCGGCTCGGTACCACCATGGACAACTTCGCTCACCACCACGGCGGGCTCGGACCCGTCGTCGTGGTCGCCGACGCAACCGGATCGACCTGGGACAACCCGCTCTGCGTCGATTCCCCACTCGGCCATGCCGCAACCTACCTCGCCGAGGACGTGCCCACCTGGACCAAGGCGCATCTTCAGGTCGACCCCGATCCCGGCGGATGGGCGATCGGCGGCCTGTCGCTGGGCGGAACCTGCGCGCTGCAGATGGCCACCAACTACCCCCAGACGTATCCGACGTTCCTGGACCTCTCCGGAGACCCCGAACCCACCCTCGGTGATCATCAACGCACCCTGGACGCCGCGTTCGGCGGCAACCAGGCCGCGTTCACTCGGGTCAATCCCCTCGACCTGCTCGCCGAACACCGTTATCCCGACTCGGCCGGTGTCTTCGTCGTCGGCAGTCACGACGACGAACTCAAACCGTCGATCCGCAAAGCCTGTGACGCCGCCCGGCAGGCGGGGATGGACGTGACCTACGTGGAGGTTCGCGGCGGCCACACCTTCGCCGTCTGGTCCGTCGCACTCGCCACCGAGATGAACTGGCTGGCCACCCGGCTAGGGCTCACGCCGTCTTGA
- a CDS encoding rhomboid-like protein, producing MDIAISSRLRSLPRAAWTYVRRAPGTYIWLAILLVTSVVMKNLLPDDLARVLGDRSTNLHHLAEDPVRVLISSAFWLAGGGWITYFISFNIFHVPAERWLGTLRWLCVVVIAHVGATYISEGVLYWAIRHGHAPASAVDTLDIGVSYGLAGVIAVLTYRIASPWRYLYVAAVLAFFAVPLFIDLNFTAIGHFTAALLGLGCYPLVRSHRGTWSPVEAVRRVRRRRAVS from the coding sequence ATGGACATCGCCATCTCCTCACGCCTGCGATCCCTTCCGCGGGCAGCGTGGACGTACGTTCGGCGGGCACCCGGGACCTACATCTGGCTGGCGATACTGCTGGTGACATCGGTGGTGATGAAAAACCTGCTGCCGGACGACCTCGCCCGGGTGTTGGGCGATCGATCGACCAACTTGCATCATCTTGCCGAGGATCCCGTTCGGGTACTGATCTCGAGTGCCTTCTGGCTCGCCGGCGGCGGATGGATCACCTACTTCATTTCGTTCAACATCTTCCACGTCCCGGCGGAGCGTTGGCTGGGGACACTGCGGTGGTTGTGTGTGGTGGTGATCGCGCACGTCGGCGCGACCTACATCAGTGAGGGGGTGCTGTACTGGGCCATTCGCCACGGCCACGCCCCCGCGTCGGCGGTCGACACCCTCGATATCGGGGTCAGCTACGGATTGGCCGGGGTGATCGCGGTGCTGACCTACCGCATTGCCTCGCCCTGGCGTTACCTCTACGTCGCAGCTGTGCTGGCGTTCTTCGCCGTCCCGCTTTTCATAGACCTGAACTTCACGGCGATCGGACACTTCACCGCGGCACTTCTCGGTCTGGGGTGCTATCCGCTGGTCCGCTCACACAGGGGCACATGGTCCCCGGTCGAGGCGGTCCGCCGTGTCCGGAGAAGGAGGGCGGTCTCGTGA
- a CDS encoding VWA domain-containing protein has protein sequence MRFSGLATPGWLIFAAVVGALSIGYLWVLRLRRKHTLRFTNLELLETVAPTRPKWSRHIPPALLLAGLLLLTVAMAGPLAQTRVPRNRATVILAIDVSLSMRATDVPPSRLAAAQAGAKTFADNLTPGINLGLEAFAGTASMLVSPITDHTATDNALDHLQLAERTATGEAIFTALQAIDTLAGVLGGGSTPPPARIVLESDGKQTVPADLNDPRGAFTAARLAKEQGVPISTISFGTTHGAIDLNGSHIPVPVDDESLRRIAELSGGSFFTATSADELQASYQNLQQQIGYETHLGDASRPWLILGSILIAAAAGTALVLHQRIP, from the coding sequence ATGAGGTTCTCCGGCCTCGCCACACCGGGGTGGCTGATCTTCGCCGCCGTGGTCGGCGCGCTGTCGATCGGCTACCTGTGGGTACTGCGCCTGCGACGTAAACACACACTGCGGTTCACCAATCTGGAACTACTCGAGACCGTCGCTCCCACCCGGCCCAAGTGGTCGCGGCACATCCCACCGGCATTGCTTCTGGCGGGGCTGCTACTGCTGACCGTCGCCATGGCCGGACCGTTGGCGCAGACCCGAGTTCCACGCAACCGTGCCACAGTGATCCTCGCGATCGACGTGTCACTGTCGATGCGCGCAACCGACGTGCCACCCTCGCGCCTGGCCGCAGCCCAGGCCGGCGCCAAAACGTTCGCGGACAACCTCACCCCCGGCATCAACCTCGGACTGGAGGCGTTCGCGGGGACGGCGTCAATGCTGGTCTCACCGATCACCGATCACACCGCAACCGACAACGCCCTCGACCATCTGCAACTCGCCGAACGGACCGCGACCGGAGAAGCGATCTTCACCGCCCTCCAGGCGATCGACACCCTCGCCGGTGTACTCGGCGGAGGCAGCACGCCGCCGCCAGCCCGGATCGTCCTCGAATCGGACGGCAAACAGACCGTGCCCGCCGACCTGAACGATCCGCGCGGCGCGTTCACCGCAGCCCGCCTGGCAAAGGAGCAAGGCGTCCCCATCTCCACCATCTCCTTCGGCACCACTCACGGTGCGATCGACCTCAACGGCAGCCACATCCCCGTCCCCGTCGACGACGAGTCACTGCGACGGATCGCGGAGTTGTCCGGTGGCTCGTTCTTCACCGCGACCAGCGCGGACGAACTGCAAGCCAGCTACCAGAATCTGCAACAGCAGATCGGCTACGAAACCCACCTCGGCGACGCCAGCCGACCATGGCTGATCCTCGGATCCATCCTGATCGCGGCAGCGGCCGGCACCGCACTCGTTCTCCACCAACGCATACCCTGA
- a CDS encoding CD225/dispanin family protein, which produces MVNPASEPAPDDRPTRSGPAADAAAVPSVRSRPTSNAGWAVASLLFFWPLAFSAFHHAFEVYPRWVDGDIDGAEYASRRVRKLGQLSLWIFGGLLLLVIVLYAIAAIVLIAHGGDGGDWHDHMRD; this is translated from the coding sequence ATGGTCAATCCAGCATCCGAGCCCGCACCGGACGATCGGCCCACCCGAAGCGGGCCCGCCGCCGACGCAGCCGCGGTCCCATCGGTCCGGTCGCGACCCACCAGCAACGCCGGCTGGGCGGTGGCGTCATTGCTGTTCTTCTGGCCGCTGGCATTCTCGGCCTTCCACCACGCGTTCGAGGTCTACCCCAGATGGGTGGACGGTGATATCGACGGCGCCGAATACGCCTCCCGCCGGGTACGCAAGCTCGGGCAACTGTCCCTGTGGATCTTCGGTGGCTTGCTGCTGCTGGTTATCGTCCTCTACGCGATCGCCGCGATTGTTCTGATCGCGCACGGCGGCGACGGAGGCGACTGGCACGACCACATGCGCGACTGA
- a CDS encoding phosphatase PAP2 family protein encodes MREAVQPPVSLASVHDAPVHTNLLGRAHEVVADLHQGGAATLMLVVVAGGATIFLGASVWRSLQRDRRGPAAAAIAMECTGLAAAFAALAYQVKAGGWLTGADPAVLGWFTGHRSDWVTGPAIAVTDAGGPAGTIILAVAIGAVCSRRARSPIPALILIGTVGAAALASTVTKSVVGRARPPIVSQVLLETDHSFPSGHATGAMALFTMAAVMFGYALSPTRRALLLSLAAAVTVVVSVTRLYLGEHWLSDVVGGVLLGGLAAVIGGALYTTWMDRTRARGAAGPAENYTHSGRSDPTTMGYAA; translated from the coding sequence GTGAGAGAAGCAGTACAACCCCCGGTGTCATTGGCATCGGTGCACGATGCACCGGTCCACACCAACCTGCTCGGGCGGGCCCACGAGGTGGTTGCGGACCTACATCAGGGCGGAGCCGCGACGCTCATGCTGGTCGTGGTGGCCGGGGGTGCGACGATCTTCCTGGGTGCGTCGGTCTGGCGGAGCCTACAACGTGATCGCCGGGGCCCGGCCGCGGCAGCGATCGCCATGGAGTGCACCGGATTGGCGGCGGCATTCGCCGCGCTGGCCTATCAGGTCAAGGCTGGGGGCTGGTTGACCGGTGCGGACCCGGCAGTCCTGGGCTGGTTCACCGGGCACCGATCGGACTGGGTGACCGGGCCGGCCATCGCGGTGACCGACGCCGGCGGGCCGGCGGGCACCATCATCCTCGCGGTCGCGATCGGCGCGGTGTGCTCCCGGCGGGCCCGCTCACCGATCCCCGCGCTGATTCTCATCGGGACCGTCGGTGCGGCGGCACTGGCCTCTACCGTGACGAAATCCGTTGTCGGGCGTGCTCGCCCCCCGATCGTGTCCCAGGTGTTGCTCGAGACGGACCATTCGTTTCCGTCCGGGCATGCCACCGGGGCGATGGCGTTGTTCACGATGGCCGCCGTGATGTTCGGGTACGCCCTGTCGCCGACCCGTCGTGCGCTGTTGCTGAGCTTGGCTGCGGCGGTGACCGTGGTGGTGTCGGTGACGCGCCTGTACCTCGGTGAACACTGGCTCAGTGATGTGGTCGGCGGTGTGCTCCTCGGTGGCCTCGCCGCGGTGATCGGCGGGGCGCTCTACACGACCTGGATGGACCGGACCCGCGCCCGGGGGGCCGCAGGTCCGGCCGAGAACTACACGCACTCGGGTCGCAGCGACCCGACGACGATGGGATATGCGGCATGA
- a CDS encoding DedA family protein, giving the protein MNVALGLGLLDASTLLGTLGLLGVLGAVVIETGLLVGFFLPGDSLLFTAGVFAAQSHPFAPLWVLLLTVPAAAIVGDQLGFLIGRRAGDTVFHRPGASRIGPKQLEQSRRFFDRYGPRTILLARFVPVARTIAPVMAGASGMRYRTFAVYNVIGGVAWGVGVPVLGYLLGGIAFVRGHIEVILIAVVLVSILPLVVNGLRARRQGQGGDLQPDSIPTPTGDPGQCARPGAPFTR; this is encoded by the coding sequence ATGAATGTGGCACTGGGACTGGGCTTACTGGACGCGTCGACGCTGCTCGGCACCCTGGGGTTGCTCGGCGTCCTCGGTGCCGTGGTCATCGAAACCGGTCTGCTCGTCGGGTTCTTTCTGCCGGGGGACTCGTTGCTGTTCACGGCCGGTGTCTTCGCCGCCCAGTCGCATCCGTTCGCGCCGTTGTGGGTGCTGCTGCTCACCGTCCCGGCCGCGGCGATCGTCGGTGACCAACTCGGGTTTCTGATCGGCAGGCGGGCCGGGGACACGGTGTTTCATCGGCCCGGCGCCAGCCGGATCGGCCCGAAACAACTCGAGCAGTCGCGGCGGTTCTTCGACCGCTACGGGCCGCGCACGATCCTGTTGGCCCGTTTCGTTCCCGTTGCCCGCACGATCGCGCCGGTGATGGCCGGCGCGTCCGGGATGCGGTACCGCACCTTCGCCGTCTACAACGTCATCGGCGGCGTTGCCTGGGGTGTCGGGGTGCCGGTCCTGGGCTATCTGCTCGGCGGAATCGCATTCGTACGCGGTCACATCGAGGTGATTCTGATCGCCGTCGTCCTGGTGTCGATTCTGCCGCTGGTGGTCAACGGACTGCGGGCCCGGCGTCAAGGACAGGGCGGGGACCTCCAACCGGACAGCATCCCGACGCCCACTGGCGATCCGGGCCAGTGCGCCCGTCCCGGCGCACCATTCACCCGATGA
- a CDS encoding membrane protein, with amino-acid sequence MKKLPQVTAVFWIMKVAATTLGETGGDLLAQTLNVGYAVSSVLFIALFFVSLITQMKAKKFHPALYWTVIVSTSTAGTTMSDFLNRSAGLGYAKGALLLITCLACVFVIWSRCGETFDVEQITTFRGELLYWIAILFSNTLGTSLGDFLADSSGLGFAGGAALIGVLMALILVAHYFTRISGTVLFWAAFVLTRPLGATVGDLFSKPHDKGGLELGTVGSSAVLAAILLALIVYTHLRHQQTAAEREPVHQRS; translated from the coding sequence ATGAAGAAGCTGCCACAGGTGACCGCGGTCTTCTGGATCATGAAGGTTGCCGCCACCACCCTGGGCGAGACCGGCGGCGACCTGCTCGCCCAAACCCTCAACGTCGGGTACGCCGTCTCCTCGGTGCTGTTCATCGCTCTGTTCTTCGTCAGCCTGATCACGCAGATGAAAGCGAAGAAATTCCATCCCGCGCTCTACTGGACCGTGATCGTCTCCACCAGCACTGCGGGCACCACCATGTCCGACTTCCTCAACCGGTCCGCCGGCCTCGGCTACGCCAAGGGCGCCCTCCTGCTGATCACCTGCTTGGCCTGTGTGTTCGTGATCTGGAGCCGGTGCGGAGAAACGTTCGACGTCGAACAGATCACCACCTTCCGCGGTGAGCTGCTCTACTGGATCGCGATCTTGTTCTCCAACACCCTCGGTACCTCGCTCGGGGATTTTCTCGCCGACAGTTCCGGTCTCGGCTTCGCCGGCGGGGCCGCACTGATCGGTGTGCTAATGGCCCTGATCCTGGTGGCGCACTACTTCACCCGGATCTCGGGCACCGTGTTGTTCTGGGCTGCGTTCGTGCTCACCCGCCCGCTGGGGGCCACAGTGGGAGACCTGTTCAGCAAGCCGCACGACAAGGGCGGTCTCGAGCTCGGCACCGTCGGATCGTCGGCGGTCCTGGCTGCGATCCTGCTGGCCCTGATCGTCTACACCCACCTGCGTCACCAGCAGACCGCAGCCGAGCGGGAACCCGTGCACCAACGTTCCTGA
- a CDS encoding SGNH/GDSL hydrolase family protein, with product MAALAVLWSDPAMADPVPDSTIRYVAMGDSRAAGPYLAPILLHDGCFRSVEGYPGVVAGALHAASFTNVACSGATTENLTTASQSTATGAVRPQIDALRPDTTLVTVSIGGNDIAWQSLVAPCYTTVPGTDAHCRTDPETLSRMNSALTALEPKVSAALAAIEQRAPTARVLLVGHGGIFGAHGCWPNIPISDADAAWISGFFARMNQILAAAATATGARFVDVATAAIGHDACAGPDQRWFEGLLPQSFAESLHPTTAGMRAIAARVLTAWGASPE from the coding sequence ATGGCCGCGCTCGCCGTCCTGTGGTCCGACCCGGCGATGGCCGACCCGGTGCCGGATTCGACGATCCGCTACGTCGCCATGGGCGATTCCCGCGCCGCGGGTCCCTACCTGGCGCCGATCTTGCTGCACGACGGGTGCTTCCGGTCGGTCGAGGGATATCCGGGGGTTGTGGCCGGGGCGCTGCACGCCGCCTCTTTCACCAACGTGGCCTGTTCGGGTGCGACAACCGAGAATCTCACCACCGCGTCCCAATCCACCGCCACCGGTGCGGTACGACCGCAGATCGATGCCCTGCGACCTGACACCACGCTCGTCACGGTCAGTATCGGCGGCAACGACATCGCGTGGCAGTCCCTGGTGGCCCCGTGTTACACCACCGTCCCGGGCACCGATGCGCACTGTCGCACCGACCCGGAGACCCTGAGTCGAATGAACTCCGCACTCACCGCGCTGGAGCCGAAGGTGTCCGCGGCACTGGCCGCCATCGAGCAACGTGCGCCGACGGCCCGGGTGCTGCTCGTCGGTCACGGCGGTATCTTCGGTGCCCACGGTTGCTGGCCGAACATTCCCATCAGCGACGCCGACGCAGCCTGGATCTCGGGCTTCTTCGCGAGGATGAATCAAATTCTCGCCGCCGCGGCCACTGCCACCGGCGCCCGGTTCGTGGACGTTGCGACCGCCGCCATCGGACACGATGCCTGCGCCGGACCCGATCAGCGATGGTTCGAAGGCCTGCTCCCGCAGTCTTTCGCCGAGTCGTTGCACCCCACCACCGCCGGAATGCGGGCGATCGCCGCCCGCGTCCTCACCGCCTGGGGTGCATCCCCCGAGTAG
- a CDS encoding sensor histidine kinase, which yields MRSVPEWLRPSLWGLAIRSALAAGVVVTIALALGATALLFVLDRSLLSGLDDAATARAQDITTSLRSDPPADLDAQLLDTNQRITLVQVIDRAGQVVRTSDTDPGTPATDVRPPAGGPPVPGLIGRTERGADLRITAQGARGVDGEYTVLVGASEEPVEATLATVGGLLALGGPVIALVAAVVTYKLVRRSLRSVEHIRTQVATISSTDLGERIPVPAPRDEIAALTRTMNDMLARLEAGHTAQRRFVGDASHELRSPLATVTMALELADARPEMLDRELVRDTLLPEVTRMHLLVDDLLLLARADERGLPLRLGDVDLDDVVDTEVHRARGETGKTVTASLAAVRIGGDRTQLERVMRNLIDNAVRFAAHAVHVEVSLRGNTAQITVSDDGPGIPQPDRARVFERFVRLDNARERDRGGSGLGLAIVAEIVSAHRGSVRIGESAQGGVQVVVTLPATPVTPVSPAES from the coding sequence ATGAGATCGGTACCCGAGTGGCTCAGACCGTCGCTGTGGGGGCTGGCGATCCGATCCGCGCTGGCCGCCGGCGTGGTCGTGACCATCGCCCTGGCGCTCGGGGCGACGGCGCTGCTGTTCGTACTGGACCGGTCCCTGCTCTCGGGACTCGATGACGCCGCGACCGCCCGGGCCCAGGACATCACCACCAGCCTGCGGTCGGACCCACCCGCCGACCTCGACGCTCAGCTCCTCGACACCAATCAACGCATCACGCTCGTTCAGGTCATCGACCGGGCCGGACAGGTGGTGCGGACATCGGACACCGACCCCGGCACCCCGGCGACCGATGTGCGGCCACCTGCCGGTGGTCCGCCGGTGCCGGGACTGATCGGGCGGACCGAACGTGGGGCGGATCTGCGGATCACCGCGCAGGGCGCCCGCGGCGTCGACGGCGAGTACACCGTCCTGGTCGGAGCGAGCGAGGAACCGGTGGAAGCCACCCTCGCCACGGTGGGTGGGCTTCTCGCCCTCGGTGGTCCGGTCATCGCCCTCGTCGCCGCGGTGGTGACCTACAAACTGGTTCGGCGCTCCCTGCGGTCGGTCGAACACATCCGCACCCAGGTCGCCACGATCTCGAGCACCGACCTCGGTGAACGGATTCCGGTGCCCGCACCCCGGGACGAGATCGCGGCGCTGACGCGGACGATGAACGACATGCTCGCCCGTCTCGAGGCCGGCCACACCGCGCAACGCCGATTCGTCGGCGACGCATCACACGAGCTGCGCAGCCCACTGGCCACCGTCACGATGGCCCTGGAGCTGGCCGACGCCCGGCCGGAGATGCTCGACCGCGAACTCGTCCGGGACACGTTGCTGCCCGAGGTCACCCGGATGCATCTGCTGGTCGACGATCTGCTGCTACTCGCCCGCGCGGACGAGCGCGGTCTGCCGCTGCGGCTCGGCGACGTGGATCTCGACGACGTGGTGGACACCGAAGTCCACCGCGCCCGAGGCGAAACCGGTAAGACGGTCACCGCATCACTGGCCGCCGTGCGGATCGGCGGCGACCGCACTCAACTCGAGCGTGTGATGCGCAACCTCATCGACAACGCCGTCCGGTTCGCCGCACATGCTGTGCACGTGGAGGTCTCGCTGCGCGGGAACACCGCGCAGATCACGGTGTCCGACGACGGGCCGGGCATCCCGCAGCCCGACCGGGCCCGGGTCTTCGAACGGTTCGTGCGACTGGACAACGCCCGTGAACGCGACCGCGGCGGTTCCGGCCTCGGCTTGGCCATCGTCGCGGAAATCGTGTCCGCCCACCGCGGTTCGGTGCGGATCGGTGAGAGTGCGCAGGGCGGGGTGCAGGTCGTGGTCACCCTTCCGGCGACTCCGGTGACTCCGGTGTCTCCGGCCGAGTCGTGA
- a CDS encoding response regulator transcription factor, protein MRVLVVEDEARLANVVRRGLELEGFVVVTAATGEDGLWHATEDTFDAIVLNIMLPGLNGYEIVRALRAKQIWTPILMLTAKDGEYDQADAFDLGADDYLVKPFSFVVLVARLRALVRRAAPARPVLLTAGDLSLDPARRRVMRGNEELALTPREFGVLEFLLRNPDTALTKGEILRNVWDAHYDGDENIVEVYVGYLRRKIDAPFGAHTIDTVRGVGYRLTTRPETPESPESPEG, encoded by the coding sequence ATGAGAGTGCTGGTCGTCGAGGACGAAGCTCGGTTGGCGAATGTGGTTCGCCGCGGCCTCGAACTCGAGGGGTTCGTGGTGGTCACCGCCGCTACCGGTGAGGACGGTCTCTGGCACGCCACCGAGGACACCTTCGATGCGATCGTCCTCAACATCATGCTGCCCGGACTCAACGGATACGAAATTGTCCGTGCACTTCGCGCCAAGCAGATCTGGACCCCGATTTTGATGCTGACCGCCAAGGACGGCGAGTACGACCAGGCCGACGCGTTCGATCTCGGTGCCGATGACTACCTGGTCAAACCGTTCTCTTTCGTGGTCCTTGTCGCCCGCTTGCGCGCATTGGTGCGCCGCGCCGCGCCGGCGCGCCCGGTGTTGCTCACCGCGGGTGATCTGAGCCTCGACCCGGCGCGGCGCCGCGTCATGCGCGGTAACGAAGAGCTGGCCCTGACTCCTCGCGAATTCGGGGTCCTCGAGTTCCTGTTGCGGAATCCGGACACTGCCCTGACGAAGGGCGAAATTCTGCGCAACGTGTGGGACGCGCACTACGACGGCGACGAAAATATCGTCGAGGTGTACGTCGGGTATCTCCGCCGGAAGATCGACGCACCCTTCGGCGCGCACACCATCGACACGGTCCGCGGCGTCGGATATCGGCTCACGACTCGGCCGGAGACACCGGAGTCACCGGAGTCGCCGGAAGGGTGA
- a CDS encoding ABC transporter ATP-binding protein, whose translation MTYALEVDGVDKSFGGATILRGVAFAVESGSTTAIVGPSGCGKTTLLRLIAGFEKPDAGTIALAGRVVAGGGWAPAHRRSVGYVAQDGALFPHATVGANVGFGLPRRARTPARIAELLEMVSLDPSYAARRPDQLSGGQQQRVALARALAREPELMLLDEPFSALDAGLRANTRRIVADVLAKAAITTILVTHDQPEALSFADRVAVMRAGRLAQIGTPREIYSTPIDVPTAEFIGDAVVLSAHVDGSRARCALGDVAVAANGVHGNARVMVRPEQIELTPDGAGVSGTVVDVEYLGSEMLLGIRLNTADGMVPERVTVRRFGATTLTPGDRVGIRVLGKAVAYPA comes from the coding sequence ATGACATACGCACTCGAAGTGGACGGCGTCGACAAGTCGTTCGGCGGGGCGACGATCCTCCGCGGGGTCGCGTTCGCGGTCGAGTCGGGTTCGACCACGGCGATCGTCGGACCGTCCGGCTGCGGCAAGACCACCCTGCTCCGCCTGATCGCGGGTTTCGAGAAGCCGGACGCCGGCACCATCGCACTGGCCGGCCGGGTCGTTGCGGGTGGTGGATGGGCGCCCGCGCACCGGCGGTCGGTGGGGTACGTCGCCCAGGACGGTGCGCTGTTCCCGCACGCCACGGTCGGCGCGAACGTCGGGTTCGGGCTGCCCCGCCGCGCCCGCACCCCGGCGAGGATCGCCGAGCTACTCGAGATGGTCTCGCTCGACCCGTCCTACGCGGCACGGCGACCCGACCAGCTCTCAGGTGGGCAGCAGCAGCGGGTGGCACTTGCGCGGGCGCTGGCCCGGGAACCCGAACTGATGCTGCTCGACGAACCGTTCTCCGCACTCGACGCCGGGCTGCGGGCAAACACCCGCAGGATCGTCGCCGACGTCCTCGCGAAGGCGGCGATCACCACCATCCTCGTCACCCACGACCAGCCCGAGGCCTTGTCGTTCGCCGACCGGGTCGCGGTGATGCGCGCGGGCCGACTCGCCCAGATCGGCACCCCGCGCGAAATCTATTCCACCCCCATCGACGTCCCCACTGCGGAATTCATCGGCGACGCCGTCGTGCTGTCGGCACACGTCGACGGCAGCCGCGCCCGCTGCGCCCTCGGCGATGTCGCCGTCGCCGCGAACGGCGTCCACGGAAACGCCCGAGTCATGGTGCGGCCAGAGCAGATCGAACTCACCCCGGACGGCGCCGGCGTATCCGGGACGGTCGTCGACGTCGAGTACCTCGGATCGGAGATGCTGCTCGGCATCCGCCTCAACACCGCAGACGGCATGGTCCCCGAACGGGTCACCGTGCGCCGCTTCGGTGCCACCACACTCACACCCGGCGACCGTGTCGGCATCCGCGTCCTCGGGAAGGCCGTGGCATACCCCGCGTAA